In Macrobrachium rosenbergii isolate ZJJX-2024 unplaced genomic scaffold, ASM4041242v1 171, whole genome shotgun sequence, a genomic segment contains:
- the LOC136838179 gene encoding uncharacterized protein gives MASSSGSIYSPDTLKSMRHYHFVRHWGKEVVYKIYNLCFLEGQNKRIREILEDSQIPLKGKKSPFNPQEIQNLTDKPPEDLDITVMYKICQALWEKGVNDPGDETRGLVKKIKDESKIVSYEVTYMSDTDLESILRDFQATLKETLEKTKSLFPKHSADIDLLKAEIQNAVPKLQEKIREKYDSSNPQDVQRLEEELKEFGSELFDMIQESSEAELQSLHKRLCQISPYDWLAQYGITDPGNIMVSLQVVDDQELNKGPHGNKSINQKEILNKDKMGKDPEVVILSGDAGSGKTTILCSYAEGWCKKTTDMPELSYFPLLLNMHFRNYDHDNFDDYLKSLIPETVARFPFDLVKSVVLGSKCLVLCDGYDEYNINSRKLFADILALNSNKMKFVVTTRPGNTEELTNIVNKGKRSRINLKVSGLQKRI, from the coding sequence ATGGCTTCCTCCTCAGGATCAATTTATTCTCCAGATACTCTTAAATCTATGAGGCACTACCATTTTGTGAGGCACTGGGGGAAGGAAGtggtttataaaatatacaacctatgcttccttgaaggacaaaacaAGAGAATCCGAGAGATTCTCGAAGACAGCCAAATTCcactaaaagggaaaaaaagtccTTTCAACCCCCAGGAAATCCAAAATCTTACAGATAAGCCTCCAGAAGATCTGGACATCACAGTGATGTACAAAATCTGCCAAGCTCTTTGGGAGAAGGGAGTGAATGACCCTGGTGACGAAACCAGAGGATTagtgaaaaaaatcaaagatgagAGCAAAATTGTTAGCTATGAAGTCACTTATATGTCAGACACTGATTTGGAAAGTATACTCAGAGACTTTCAAGCAACACTCAAGGAAACGCTTGAGAAAACAAAGTCTCTCTTTCCAAAACACAGTGCTGACATTGATCTGCTTAAAGCAGAGATCCAAAATGCTGTTCCAAAGCTCCAAGAAAAGATCCGTGAGAAATATGATTCCTCAAACCCTCAGGATGTACAAAGGCTGGAAGAAGAACTAAAAGAGTTTGGGAGTGAGCTTTTTGACATGATACAAGAATCCTCTGAAGCAGAACTCCAGTCTCTTCATAAACGCCTCTGTCAGATTTCGCCCTACGACTGGCTTGCTCAGTATGGTATTACAGATCCTGGTAACATCATGGTCTCTTTACAAGTGGTGGATGATCAGGAGTTAAATAAAGGTCCCCATGGCAATAAAAGtataaatcaaaaagaaatccTCAACAAAGACAAAATGGGAAAAGACCCTGAAGTTGTGATTTTATCCGGTGATGCAGGTTCTGGAAAGACCACAATTCTTTGTTCCTATGCTGAAGGATGGTGCAAGAAGACAACAGATATGCCAGAACTCTCTTACTTCCCATTATTACTTAATATGCACTTCAGGAATTATGACCATGACAACTTTGATGACTACCTTAAGAGCTTGATTCCAGAAACTGTTGCTCGATTTCCTTTTGATCTTGTCAAATCGGTAGTTCTAGGTTCAAAGTGTTTGGTCTTGTGTGATGGCTATGATGAGTACAACATCAATTCAAGAAAACTTTTCGCAGATATATTAGCACTTAATTCAAATAAGATGAAGTTTGTTGTCACAACACGTCCAGGGAATACAGAGGAACTAACAAACATTGTGAACAAAGGAAAACGTTCCAGAATCAACCTCAAAGTTTCAGGTCTTCAGAAAAGGATATGA
- the LOC136838168 gene encoding uncharacterized protein has product MKQTTKSSVGTTETKQAECLATSGNVTSSSEWLSSLEAFKPYIYEGTLTTQGGSVQVPVKVLRDTGSNHSVVVRGAHPQLEKNLTGDSVILKGIGGEEVTPICRLHLSCELVTGNVDFAVKDSLAVEGVCVLLGNEVGGVPFVPCPVVTDKPLRISPTVDLEKKNPHLFPSCVTTRSMKRTMSASENNEDLPAPEESSEGSLRLEELFQESEVSPSVSNEEISQEDEDPVVIEETPSSQRVPEDSSETTEAELADMENSALEVGQVTREKLMKLQKRDTTLADLFFRVVDQEEMQQTSTCYYLKEGLLMRKHRPADIPGNAEWGEYHQILIPYPLRKQVVAVAHESGHMGIRKNVEKIMKYFFWPGLHKDVSRFCRECHTCQIAGKPNETIQKAPLHPIEVRGEPFSKVIIDVVGPLPKTKKGNEYLLTLMCPVTRYPEAIPVRSISAKVIAEKLVEFFSKFGIPEIVQSDRGTNFTSKLFQDVMNLLGVKQQLSTAYHPETQGALERFHQTLKSMLTKYCNESGREWDAGLPLMLFEVRNAYQESMGCSPNEMIFGRDIRGPLKILAENWEENQEEIQGEYVKNLRKRLREIRKFSLENLKISQEKMKRKYDAKTKLRNFSIGQQVLVFLPVKRFPLTNKFQGPYRIIEKLSDRTYVIETPGRRKRQRKIHMNLLKPYFSETKTETVSITQTTSSTEDDDSYELGAENKMNNSSILENLEDKLKHLSVEQSSELSEVIQSFSEIFADVPRRTNLTKHEIKIREDGKPFKMRAYRLSPFHRDVLKKEVEYLLQHGLAEPSSSHYSSPCVLVKKPDGSFRMCTDYRKLNSISVADNYPLPLIDQLLDNIGQAKFVSKIDLLKGYYQIPLDENAKLLSAFITPFGLYQYTVLPFGLMNAPATFQRVMDQLLGSIEGVGVYLDDIVIYSNTWEEHLKILRKVFKKLREAGLTINLQKSEFGKATVQYLGFEVGKGLLAPIDANVEGIRKATPPATRKQLQRFLGMAGFYRRFCPNF; this is encoded by the coding sequence atgaagcaaactacgaagagcagtgtgggaacgactgagactaaacaagcagagtgtttagcaaccagtggaaatgtaacttcaagcagtgagtggctgagcagcttggaggcttttaagccatatatctatgaaggtacgctgacaactcaaggaggaagtgtgcaggtaccagtcaaggtattacgtgatacggggagtaaccatagtgtggtagttcgtggtgctcacccacagttggagaagaatctcaccggagattcagttattttgaagggtataggaggagaagaggtaactcctatatgccgcttgcatttgtcctgtgaattggtgacaggaaatgttgattttgctgtaaaggactcactagctgttgaaggtgtatgtgttttactgggtaatgaagttggtggtgtaccatttgttccttgtcctgtagtgacagacaaaccgttaaggattagtcctacggttgatttagagaagaaaaacccccacctgtttccaagttgtgtaactaccaggagtatgaagagaactatgtctgcaagtgaaaataatgaggatttacctgcaccagaagaatcaagtgaaggatctttaagattagaagagctgttccaggaaagtgaagtttcccctagtgttagtaatgaagagatttcccaagaagacgaggatcctgttgttattgaagagactccgagtagtcaaagagttcctgaagacagtagtgaaactacagaagcagagttagcagatatggagaattcagcccttgaagttggtcaagtgactagagagaagctaatgaaactgcagaagagggatacaacgttggctgatttgttcttcagagttgttgatcaagaagagatgcaacaaacctccacctgttattatctaaaggaaggattgctaatgaggaagcatcgacctgcagatataccaggaaatgctgaatggggcgaatatcatcaaattttgattccatatccattaaggaaacaagttgtagcagtagcgcatgagtctggacatatgggaatcaggaagaatgttgagaagattatgaagtattttttctggcctggacttcacaaggatgttagcagattttgcagagagtgtcacacgtgccagatagctggaaaaccgaatgaaaccattcagaaagcacccctacatcccatagaagttagaggagaaccctttagcaaggtaattatagatgtggttgggccacttccgaaaacaaagaaaggaaatgaatatctattaacattaatgtgtccagtgactaggtatcctgaggcgattcctgtaagaagtataagtgcaaaggtaattgctgagaagttggtggagtttttctccaagtttggaataccagaaattgtgcaaagtgatagaggaacgaactttacttcaaaattattccaggatgtgatgaacttgttgggagtaaagcaacagttatcaactgcttatcatccagagactcaaggagccttggaaaggttccatcagacattgaaaagtatgttaactaagtattgtaatgaatcaggaagagaatgggatgctggtttacctttaatgttatttgaagttaggaatgcttatcaagaaagcatgggatgttcaccaaatgaaatgatttttggtcgagacattagaggtccattgaagattcttgcagagaattgggaagaaaatcaagaggaaatccaaggagaatatgtgaagaacttgaggaaaaggttaagagaaattagaaaattctctttagaaaatttgaaaataagtcaagagaaaatgaaaaggaaatatgatgctaaaactaagctaagaaattttagtattggacagcaagttctagtgttcttaccagtgaaaagatttccccttaccaataagtttcaaggtccttataggataatagagaagttaagtgatcgaacttatgtgattgaaacaccaggaagaagaaaacgacagaggaagatacatatgaatcttttgaaaccttacttctcagagactaaaactgaaacagtgtcaataacacaaacaacttcatctacagaggacgatgatagctacgaattgggagctgaaaacaagatgaacaattcttcaatattagaaaatttggaagataaactaaaacatctgagtgttgagcaaagtagtgaattaagtgaagttattcaaagtttctccgaaatttttgcagatgtacctaggcgtaccaatctgacaaagcatgagataaagatcagagaagatggaaaaccttttaaaatgagagcatatcgcttatcaccttttcatcgagatgttttgaagaaagaagttgaatatttgttgcagcatggattagccgaacccagttcaagtcattacagttctccttgtgtgttagtgaagaaaccagatggctcatttaggatgtgtactgattataggaaactgaattccatcagtgtggctgacaattatcccttgcctcttattgatcaattacttgataatattgggcaagccaaatttgtttccaagatagacttgttgaaaggatattatcaaattcccttagatgagaatgctaagttgctgtcagctttcattactccttttggactgtatcaatacactgttttgccgtttggtctgatgaatgcacctgcaacattccagcgagtgatggatcaactcctaggatcaatagaaggagtaggtgtataccttgatgacattgtgatttattctaatacatgggaagaacatctgaagatattaaggaaagtgttcaagaaacttcgggaagcaggactaacaatcaacttacaaaaaagtgagtttggaaaggcaactgtacagtatctaggatttgaagttggtaaaggccttctcgctcctattgatgctaatgtagaaggtatccgtaaggctacccctcctgctacgaggaaacagctacaaagatttttgggcatggctggattttatcgccgattctgtccaaatttctag